Below is a window of Ischnura elegans chromosome 1, ioIscEleg1.1, whole genome shotgun sequence DNA.
aaaaaagacagaatcgtTCACttcataagcttccaaatttgtttacataaatatcgtctttcgcttgtttttggtccaaatgagatgcatcgaGGGACACCTCCGTCCCGTTACATCAAAATTATTGGTccaaacattttgatgcaaatttgatcGTGGGACGCCATCTTAATAGAATAAACCGAAAAGTAGTGTTTTagctttggaaaaaaatgagataaaaaaggCTTCCCTAGTCAAAGGGgtggaaaataaataagtcaTATTTCTCAAATCCTAGGTTTATTTATTCTAAATCAGCTCACCAAATCTAGACCCCAAGTGTTCATTCTgtccattgaatttgaaaaaagatTTCCATAATACATGCTGGaggttaaaaatgttatttacaagGTACCTTCCATTGGTGACATATGCGATTTAGTTTTTTATTCTGaggtaaattatataaatttgagACAACAATTTAACCATGGGAAACTATGCTGTGGATATTTTGaacgaagaatttttttaaagaaaagtcaTACAAATATGCCATAAGTTAAAACTTGTCAGAAAGCAGCTCCTGCGGCCGTATCATTCCCCTCTGCCGTAGGTAAAAGGATAAGGATTCACATTTAATTAACTTAATAAAAAGGATAAGGATTCACATTGACATCTAGAATTCGTACTTTCTATTTGAACATGATGGAAATGTTGTGTAAAAAGCCAGTTGCCACAATTATGAGCAAAGATGCATTTATTTGCGTTCATAGTCCAATGGAGAAGCAAGCAAAACTCCGTTTCAACACCCCAAAACAACGTTGAACTGAGTTTTGGCTTCTGACATGAGCAAGGTTGTATTTCCTCTCTCCTCTGTTTACAGGGTGTAACCATGGAGTAACGAGGCATGGCCTGTGTGGGTAACCGCCATCATCTAATAAAAACTCATCTATCTGATACCTCTGTACTTTCAAATTTAACCctcaaataagaattattaaaaatggtgCTATTGTGAACAGACCGAGGCTTCCTTGCCTCCAAATTCATCATTCTTATAGAGTTGGGGAGCAAACTGCCCGGAAATTGATAGAAATATATGACTTTCTATTTCTAAATAGTTCCACATATTTTCCTCTGTGTTTATGTGATTTGAGTGCCAAGTATAGCTTCAATTTTTCCTTGGAATCCagaaatccaaaaaatatttttttcattctcacaaATTCATCTCTTTCAATATATTGCATAAATTCTTGGAGCGGCATTGATATACATAATGGTATCTTCTAATTATCCTGAAAAGCTTGTTTTGCTCACTCCTAAATAGTTCACCAATTACTGCCTgcaataacataaaattttaagttttatttgagTACTCGATGAACTCCTCATACCTAATTCTTTAAATCCATGCTGCAACTTAAGGCAGATTAATTGACTGTAAGCTACACTAAAATAGtctcattgtaaaaataaaatttcattcaagctCATTGCAATCATAGTTTAGGAGGAAATTTAcaatgggaaaggaaaaaaattaatacggcACAATAATGACTGCAATTTAAGATATATTTGAgcaattgattttgaaattttagaatttattttcaacataaatatcgAGTAAACATTTGGTAACCATTGAACTATTGCCACTGCTGAATCGTTGTGAATTAAATATCGGAAGGTTGTTATATAATCATgaagaattttcaaatatataaaatgttaGTCAGAATTTCAATCACCTACGTCAGAACAATTTCTTCTTAGAGTACTACCAACTGACCCACCAGCTATTTTCCCATCAATTTTTAGTGAGAATTCTATCACAATAATTGCAATAATCTgtattattaatttgaattgcAGTCCAGCAACTAGCTTAATGATGAGCTGCACTTTTAGGTACAATTATTTCCATGCCTTACTCTAATCAACTCATGCTAGCATTATAAAGGTCCTAAAATCAAAAAGATCaaacagaaatttttatatttaattaattttaatatgtattattatgtCAACATGTGTACTTTATAGACCAGATGAAAAAAGAGAGCTCGATTTTCTTGTtttgttcattaaaataaaatccgtAAAATAATTTCCGAACATATGTATCTACTTGGCGTGGCTATGATGAAATGAATAACAATAATGACTGAACGTACTAAACTAATCATGTATATACTAAACAAGCTACAGCATTTACCAAGCTACAATTAATGTGCGTACAATGTGTCATAATAAACTTTGTAATTATATTATCTAAAGTAATCTGAACCAAAACATACTGTATTTCGACAACATTGTTTTATATTAACACAACTCATGAAGTTGCATCCACTATCTTACTTCATGGCATCTATGTATCACTTACTAATAGGAGCGAGAAATTCATTGTGACGAATAATTCTTGTCAAATAAACTGCGATGTGCATTAAACACTAATAGACATTACTCAAAACCACCAAAATCATACAAAAACGTGTCGTTAATATTACATCATTGaatattatggtaaaaaattgCCCCTCTAATTAACTTTGCATATATCATAGGCAATACCAAAActgcagtaacggatacagaaaaaactcaagaggggggtgcataagatattttgagctacctttacttttatggTAATGAAAAACAATCAAGTTACATGCCAAATGTATGATACAATAGTGATTTTGCAATGTTCAGCAATGCGGGCATCCCAGGATAGCGCGGCCCCTCCGCCCCCAATACGTATCCGCCACTGAACAACTGAAATTGATTTCAAGTAGTATGTGCATTAAAATGTTGATTGTTATGATTTAAACCTCAATTAATGTATTAAAATGCTGAGTATTCAATAATTTAGAACTTTAAAGGATTGCATCCTGCGTTTAAGATTAGTAATTTATCCATGACCCAATAATTATCacattaaaattagaataaaataaaatctctttttaTTTTGCGCTTACATTAGGAATTTCTccgaaatgttggaaaaaatgttTGGGAGGATGAATGAGGCGAGGGAGCAGTCACATTATTGGAGGAGACGGGGGAGTAAAAGGTATTCGACAGGGAAAGAATCGGCGGAGGGATGATTGAGCATGGATCATGCCCATCTCCGCATCTCTTCCCGATGCAATAAAAAAAGCGTTGTAAATGGTGGAGCatggtacgtggtctccccttgagAGTGAAATTCAAAGATACGCAAATCGCAGAGTATTACTCGCCCGGTTGGTCAAAGAAAAGGTGCGAGTACTTTTCCGTCTTTGTTGATTACGATGTTGCTTCAACTTTCGCAATCAAAAAAAgctggcaaaaaattatttttttaaagtttaaattaggaaaaatacaaatatattttaaaataaaagaaaaaacagtgGAGTAACAATCAGTTAAAAAAGTTCTGTAATCGATTCATATACTTTCCTTTTGTAGAAATGCCGCCTATAACGTCAATGCTGCGTTAAATGAAGGGGTTTTTTGGGGATTACTTCCCTTCGACATCTGCGCAAACGATTCATACGAAGCAcctcacacggggttttccacaaatacttcttTTCAACTGGTGGAAAAATATTCCAACCTCCTAATTCACCTAGAAAGTTAGTCCCTCTATCTTCGTGAGTGTGAAAGGAATTCAGTGCTTGCGCTACATAAGCGAAGAACAGGagtttatttttcctatatcGTGAAATTCCGACGTAAAGGCCGAACTACCACTAATGAAGGATATCTTGGAACTATAAAAAGTAACGTTATCCGTGTGAATATCTCAGTGTCAGTCTGAGTATTATCCAgggaattttattctatttttgatTTCCTTGTCCGGTAATTTAGACAGTTTCGATTTCGGATGAAAAAATGAAGCGCtggaaagtaacccgcaaaggaATACATGatgttattgttaatggaagagGCAATTCGTTATCCTCAAAACGTACATTGGCCCTCCAATGTCTTCGTTATAAGTTTAAGTTGGGTAGAGAGGTAAAGACAAAGGATATTTTGAAGAAcgtcaggaaaaaatattttaatatgtattttcagACATTACAAAGATGCGAAAAAACTAGctacaggtttgaaataaaatttctatgttggttagagaaggacattcatttttaatttgaaagttgATCAGTATGAACAATgcaaaaagttaatattttttctcatatcagCCCTAGCTAAGGTAGTCGTTATATCACCACGTTCCAAATGGCGGAGCTGAAATAcctgtggcggccgcacctcctgcctcgccgccacaccgcttgcccggaggcaagttAAAGCGCGCTCCGTCATCGCATTCTTCCAAcagtccagatagcccagcggtagcgcggtcgcctcccaagcgggcggcccgggttcgattctccgtgccggaaagttttattacttaatttttctggccttctagaattcccttctagaagtttctctaatgttcaagaacagtaagatagaacatactggaagttggccaactgaataaatactgcggcctttcggccggcagttcagtgtagaattgtacacaattcaataaacatcgtccaaaccattccatcgaatcttcattgttagcagcctacACGGACTCCTGCTACATTGGTAACCCCGACGTGATCTGAACACGCAACCTTCTGATCTGGAGTCAGAACTACGAACTACGAACGCATCCAGCAATGCCCAGCAAGGACGAAGAAATCGCCGAGCTTACTCGTCAACTGAACGACCTTCGAACAGAACTCCAGACGGCGGCTATGCAACAAGCGGAAGCACAACAGGCGCTTGTTGGACAACACCAGCAGGCCCTCGCCGATCAGGCCCAACAATTTCAACAGGCATTTGCGGCGGAGCAGCAAAAACCGCAGCCACTTTTGCCGCCACAGCAACCACCGCAGCAGCAGCCTACGCAACCTCCGCCACCCCAGCACGACGCCGAAGCAAATGCCGCACGACTCCAGGCAACCAATCAACAGGAGGCTTGCCGCGTAGCCGTGAAACTACCGTCCTTCTGGCCAAGTAAGCCTTCAGTTTGGTTCGCACAAGCCGAGGCGCAGTTCGAACTTGCCAACATAACACGGGAAGAGACTAAATACAACCACGTCGTCTCCATATTGGACAACCATTTCGCCGAGGAAGTGGAAGACATTCTATCAAATCCACCAGCTGAAAACCGGTATGAACACCTGAAGAATGAACTTATCCGCCGCCTTTCACTCTCCGAGGAAAAGAGGGTTAGGCAACTCCTTCAGGCTGAAGAACTTGGGGATAGGCAGCCGTCGCAACTCCTACGCCATCTGCGCTCACTCAACGGATCATTCCAAATCCAGGATACACTCTTGCGACAAATATGGCTGACGCGCCTTCCAATTACCGTCCAAGCTATTCTGCAAGCACAGACAACACTGCCGCTAGACGAACTCGCCAAAATCGCCGATCGGATCGTCGAGATCACACCGCTGCCTCCACCACCAGCCCTAGCCGTCAACGCTGTTGCCAGCTCAACGGACACTTCAGCTCCCGCCGTCTGCGCTACAACAAGCTCAACAGAATTCTCTTCGCTGGCCAGACGACTGGGGAGCCTCGAAAAACAGCTAACGGCTCTCCTCTCGCAACTAAACGATCAGCACCGGCGCTCACGCAGCAGTTCCCGCAGCCGAGACTACTTTCCCTCATGGTCCAGAAGCCCCTCCCAGACTTACCACCCAGCCGACGACGCCAGCTTGTGCTACTACCATCGGCGCTTCGGTAATGCAGCCAGGAGGTGCCAAGCGCCCTGCTCCCGAGCTACGGAAAACTCCAGCGGCGAGCAGTGACGGCGGCCACCGCCCGCCCTATAGGGAGCAGCCGCCTTTTCATTACTGATAAATACTCCCGTCATCGATTTCTCGTCGATACCGGCTCTGATCTGTCAATCTTTCCGGTAAAGTTCTGCAACGACAGACGAGTCGAAACCAACTACGATCTCTCCGCGGCCAACGAATCCCGGATCAGCACATATGGGACGATGCCACTCCGACTCAACTTAGGCCTTCGTCGTGATTTTGTCTGGCGTTTCACCGTCGCCAAAGTCAGCGAGCCACTCATTGGAGCGGATTTCCTCGATCATTTTCACCTGGTTCCGGATTTAAAAACTGCCCAGCTCATCGACCAAGTTACTGGCCTGTGTACTCAGGGACACCGTGCTTTTTCTCGTCAGGCCAGCATTCGGACAATCCCCGGCACAACAGCGTATCACCGCCTGCTCGCCAAGTTTCCTGAAATCACCAAACCTCCAGGCGCTCCAAGAGAAGTGCGCCATCAAACACAGCATCACATCGAGCTTACACCTGGACCTCCCATATATCATCGAGCTCGACGCCTGGCCCCAGACCGCCTCCGCGCTGCTAAAGCTGAGTTCGATGCCATGCTCCGCGAGGGAACGGCACGTCGCTCCAACAGCCCCTTCGCCTCGCCTCTGCACATGGTCCGCAAACGAAACGATGGGTGGCGCCCATGCGGTGACTATAGGAAGCTCAACAGTCGAACTATCCTAGATCGCTATCCAGTTCGCACTCTGCAAGATTTCTCCGTTGCCCTCCACGGCTGCAACATTTTTAGCGTTGTCGACTGCGCAAAAGCCTTCACACAAATTCCCATGGCTCCAGAGGATATCCCCAAAACAGCCATTATAACTCCATTTGGCCTTTTTGAATTCAACTTCATGCCATTTGGACTTCGGAACGCCGCGCAGACCTGGCAGCGTTTCATCGACGGAGCTCTAGAAGGACTTCCTTTCTGCTACGCCTATCTGGACGACATCCTTGTGTTCTCAAAAACGGAAGAGGAGCATCTTCAGCATCTCCACACCCTCTTCGAACGCCTTTCTCACTATGGAATCGTCATTAATCCAGCCAAATGTGTCTTCGGAGCTACAAAAGTCACCTTCCTCGGGTACTCCGTAACTTCTGATGGGTGTTCACCCCTACCCGAAAAAGTTGCTGCCATCAACGACTTTCCACAACCGAAGACAATTCGAGACCTCCGTCGTTTCCTGGGTATGCTCAACTTTTACAGGCCCCACATCCCACACGCAGCTTCAGCCCAGACACCACTCAACGCGCTCCTGCAAGGTCCTTCAGTCAAGAGTTCCACGCCAATCACCTGGACTCAGGAACTTCTTCACAGCTTCCAAGAATGCAAAACCGGTCTCGCCCGGGCTACCATTCTAGCTCACCCGGACCCTGAAGCTTCCCTGGCCCTCTTCGTCGACGCCAGCCAGACCGCGATTGGTGCTGCTTTGCAACAACGCTCAGGTGACAATTGGCAACCCCTCGCTTTCTTTTCACGGAAACTAAAGCCGTCGCAACGGATGTGGAGCACCTATGACAGAGAACTCTACGCGATGTATCAGGCAGTGAAACACTTCCGTAACATGGTAGAAGCCCGCGACTTCGCCATTTTTACGGACCACAAACCGTTGACTTTCGCCTTCAGCCATCGTACCAAGAACGCTGACAGCTGCTCGCCACGTCAGTTCAAACACCTGGAGTTCATCACTCAATTCACAACTGACGTACGCCACGTCTCCGGCCAGAACAATGTCGTCGCCGACTGTCTGTCAAGAGTGGAATCTGTCAGCGCCTCTACACCGTTAGACTTCGTCGCCTTGTCCCGTTCGCAGGACACCGACGAAGAACTTCGTGGACTCCTCGACAGCGGTACTTCACTCAAGCTTTCTCAAATGCCAATTCCTGGAACAACCGTCAAACTCTGGTGTGACACATCTAAGGACACGCCTCGACCCTATATCACACCACCGTTCCGTCGACGTGTCTTTGATCAAGTCCACAGTCTTGATCATCCCGGTTCCAACTCCACTCTTAAAAACATATCCAACCGCTACGTTTGGCCGTACATGTCCAAGGACTGTCGCACTTGGGTTCGCAATTGCCTTCCATGCCAGCGATCCAAAGTGCATCGTCACGTATTGTCTCCTCTGGCTAACTTCACCATACCTACAGCACGTTTCGACCACGTCCACGTCGATATCGTCGGACCCCTGCCTTACGCCTCTGGGTTCCGATATCTTCTCACGATGATCGACCGTTTTTCACGTTGGCCGACAGCAGAACCTCTCGCCGACATCACTGCCGAATCCGTCTGCCGAGGTTTTCTCCTAGGATGGATTGCCCACTACGGTTGTCCAAAACGCCTCACCTGCGATCGAGGACGACAGTTCGAATCAGGACTCTTCAAAAAGCTCTGCGCCACCCTGGGCATTGCTCTTCACCCTACCACAAGCTACCATCCTCAAGCTGATGGAATGCTAGAACGTTGGCACCGCCCTCTCAAGACAGCACTAATGACGCACTCCCCGGAGTCCTGGATCGACGCACTGCCAATGGTTCTCCTCGGACTCCGCACCACCTGGCGCGAGGGCCTGAAGGCTTCACCAGCGGAACTCCTCTATGGAGAACGGCTGCGTCTCCCGGGTGATTTCTTCGCCGACTCTCCGGCGAGCATCGGTTCTGAGGATCTGGTCTCTCGGTTGCGTACTCACATGTCAAAAGTGAGACCAACTCCTGCAACTCATCATTCCAACAGCCGgaaaatatttgttcacaaaGCTCTAGCCACGACGTCGCACGTCTTCCTGCGACAAGACGCAGTTCGGACGGCCCTCCAGCCACCATATCTAGGGCCATATCCAGTCATCACCCGCAGCGAGAAAACATTCACCATCAACATCAACGGGAAACCAACAGTCGTCTCCATCGACCGACTTAAGCCTGCGCACATTCTCCAGCCGGACGATTTTCAAGAGAGGACATCGAGACCTTCTGAACCGACCTCCGGAAAACCATCTTCCGCGCCATCGACCGGGACGTCGCCTTCGCCCGCGGGCACCTCTGCCGCCCCCCCTCCAACGACGCGCTCGGGTCGGACTCTTCGTTCACCTGTACGCTACAACGCCAGCTGTATTTCCCCGGGGGGGAGTagtgtggcggccgcacctcctgcctcgccgccacaccgcttgcccggaggcaagttAAAGCGCGCTCCGTCATCGCATTCTTCCAAcagtccagatagcccagcggtagcgcggtcgcctcccaagcgggcggcccgggttcgattctccgtgccggaaagttttattacttaatttttctggccttctagaattcccttctagaagtttctctaatgttcaagaacagtaagatagaacatactggaagttggcaaactgaataaatactgcggcctttcggccggcagttcagtgtagaattgtacacaattcaataaacatcgtccaaaccattccatcgaatcttcattgttagcagcctacACGGACTCCTGCTACATACCTAATGGCCACTATTATGTTAAAACCATTCAATTACGCCTATGATTGTTGCAGTTAAAACTATTATTAACTAGTCGttgtatgatcaaaatgaaagcTTTAAAATCTACTTCAAGCTTTGTGTGTTCaagctttttttttttggaagattaCCTTAATGAATAgttggaaagttttgcctttaagtgaatgcggtagtataatttgttagtatgcgtaaggTATTTAGaaccttgtggtgtgcatgtggaaatcctctggcatgctgcatgctggtgattcattaccccctgccaagcaccctagaggtgggtcgCAGGGTGTTATGCAGATGTAGGTGTACTTTccgcgtcaaaatgatgtgccgttttattttgcaAATGTATAGCTGGCCTTCAGTGCATACTAAATTGATGATTAAtaatcatttaaagaaaatttcaatctatttttttcattttgttttatgaaaatgtgaaaaatttggaCACAGCAGTGCATTCAATGACTCCGTGCACCGTTGAGTTAGCCGTTTTACCATCTACTTGAAGTTTGTTACTCAAACTAGGAAAATCTGTTATATGTACAGCATTAATCTAAGTAGCAAATGTTAATGTAGATCAATAGAATAACCTTTCCACATTTTGAGCtgtttttattaaagaaaatgttggAACATTATTTTTCTAGCTACttaaccaaaaagaaaaaaaaggatttaaacaCTTTTTAATCCATTCGTAATGTTTCTATTATCCTAAAATACATAtgtagtaaaaattatgcatgaacCTTTTAAAAATATCCTGGTGAGAACGAATGCTGCATATATACAGTAACATGAGTGACACACTCAATCACTTAGTCACGTATATTAATTCCCGAATATTTCGAGAAGAGCTGGGTATCTGCAATTTGAAAAACAGGTCAGACACCGGAAATGATCCGAAAGAAAAGTCCGAAAACGAGAAGTTTGCGGAAGAATATCGTGGTGCTGATGCGTAAATTCGGCAACGCAACTTTTTCATTTggggcaaataaaatgaaaaatatctaaacaatacaagcaaaaatacatttaaatgaaaaagcaGACAAAAACACTACTGAATATTTCACCATAATCCATGCGAATGGtaactttttaaatcatttcttAAACCAAAGCGCTAAGGCGCAGCGGACACATTTCCCCGCAACTGCGCATGTTTCCTCAATGATCATTTGGGGCTCATTCATCCATACAGCATGAGAGACACAGCTCGCTTTCTGCTCCGTTCAACTTCCCCCCTCCCCATGACGGCAAACAACACTGCcgcggccgtctttaaacaggccgaaGTGACCGATGTGGTAACGACGGCCATGGCACTGCCCACGCAGTAATTTCAAGTGGAACCTGCAGCGCATGCGCCTTGCCATTGTTGCAAACTGTGCCCTCATCTTATTGGCTAACATTGTCCCCCACTCCAATTGGGTTGGAGAGATGTCACTTCGACCCGTAGGCACTTTGACCACAGACTCCACGCACTTCACTTCTGTCCAGGTGAACGTTTTATCTACCTGTACCTGTTGAGCCTACACGTAAAGGACATCCTTTTTTAACGGCGCATCGGGACGTCTGTGTTGGCTCCTCTCCGTCACCTTGACGGtaagattttgattttttaatgactatTAACGGTTTTTGTGCtcgtaaataaaatttagtggtTGATATAAATGGTAAGGAATCTTACTCCAATGGAAATCACATGTTTATCCATGCAACGTTTCTATTGTGAGTGAAATGTTTTAGCcgaatatcaaaaatattattcatttcataCGGAAGGAATGTTGGAGTACCTTCAAGCATATCACACGCTTGTCTTTGATAATTGGTGAGTCGGAATATTTTAGCGAGTTTGAAATTCGATAGAAACGTTTGTGTAGTTGTGTTTGTTGGTTGGATGCTGATGAAAATTATGAAGAGTAAGATTATCAAAACTCCCGTCTCCACGGGAAgattgtttgaatattttcaaatacatttctcAATAAGTGGTCCTCATTGAAATGTGTATAATAAAGTCGGTGGAAATATAGCGCTTTTCCTTGTGAGGTTGTAGTatattaagggtgttctatacctccgcgaaaaacggctctgcagacttcaatTTGCTCGCCATTTACTCGCTTATACtccactctggagagaacttcttttggatatggtttaagttaAGATTATTGTTGAAggctagtgaaaaaaattatctgaaaagcatttcttaattagttattggcgctgaaaaacacaataaaacgcctgttttctcgatgtaattctaccacgtagaaaacgcgatttgaattttttttcgggaaatgagaacattcatccttcttcttggaaataagacacgtttcatgaatgtcatctttgtaataaccacgctgtagctcaaattccggagcgtgttttctcaacgtcaagcgcttacgatcttttcttccatggcgctgctgtgtgatcccccactctcgaggaaagagcttcccaccccacagcagtctctctcactacttccCCTCCAACGTCCCTTGTGtcccctcctttcctctctctcgccCATCTTCGGACCCCAGCGAgctaacagtttttttttctttatcatccgaagccctgtgttgtgTTGCGAGCGGTGTGTTTGAAACGGGGGGAgcacgagttttcaagttttctgttctcatgcaaggaaagtgaaaggaaatctaagaggaagaagaatatgaagaccaatagaggagaaaataggaagcatatcttttgtgggaaggt
It encodes the following:
- the LOC124167905 gene encoding forkhead box protein O-like gives rise to the protein MPSKDEEIAELTRQLNDLRTELQTAAMQQAEAQQALVGQHQQALADQAQQFQQAFAAEQQKPQPLLPPQQPPQQQPTQPPPPQHDAEANAARLQATNQQEACRVAVKLPSFWPSKPSVWFAQAEAQFELANITREETKYNHVVSILDNHFAEEVEDILSNPPAENRYEHLKNELIRRLSLSEEKRVRQLLQAEELGDRQPSQLLRHLRSLNGSFQIQDTLLRQIWLTRLPITVQAILQAQTTLPLDELAKIADRIVEITPLPPPPALAVNAVASSTDTSAPAVCATTSSTEFSSLARRLGSLEKQLTALLSQLNDQHRRSRSSSRSRDYFPSWSRSPSQTYHPADDASLCYYHRRFGNAARRCQAPCSRATENSSGEQ